GGGGCAGCGTGGGCCTCGCTGCTCCCCACCAGGGGCAGCGCGGCGGTGACGAGCATGGTGCCCTTCAACAGGTTCCTGCGGTTCATGACTTGCTCCGGGGCTCCCGCGAAGGAGCCGCTTGTACGAGGGTTTCGACGAGCCGGGCGCGGCGGGCCTCCAGTTCGGAGAGCTGCCGCTCGATGTCCGCCAGCTTCTCTTGGTGGGCGGCGAGGGCCTCCGGGCAGAGCCCCTTCGCCTCGGCGGTGAACATGCACGGCGAGAAGGTGACGATCTCCTCCAGCGAGAAGCCCAGGCCAATCATCCGGACGATGTGCCGGATGCGCGGCACGGCCTCGGGATCGAAGTACCGGTAGCCGTTGCTCCGGCGCCTCGACACGAGCAACCCCGACTTCTCATAGTGACGGATCGACCGCGCGCTCGCTCCGGACCGTCTGGACAGCTCTCCAATGTTCATCCCAGCCTCTGTCTTCGACCGTAGCACCTGACACTGGTGTCAAGGTCAAGCGCCCGGAAACGGGTAAGATGGCCCTCCAAGGTGCCAACCCTGGACATCCACGAACGCTATCACTGGGCGATTCGGCTCATGGACATCCAAC
This genomic interval from Stigmatella aurantiaca contains the following:
- a CDS encoding MerR family transcriptional regulator, whose translation is MNIGELSRRSGASARSIRHYEKSGLLVSRRRSNGYRYFDPEAVPRIRHIVRMIGLGFSLEEIVTFSPCMFTAEAKGLCPEALAAHQEKLADIERQLSELEARRARLVETLVQAAPSREPRSKS